The SAR202 cluster bacterium DNA segment TGCGACCGTTTGACGCCAAATTTGCGTTAGCCCTATACCTGTATGCGATACTAGGGCATAAAGCCCCGAATGCACCGCATTCGGCAAGGATGATTGTGCATGACCATTCTGAACAACGACCCTCAGGCCCAGACATCCGCTCCCGCGCCCGCTCCTCAACCCCCTGCGCGGAAGGCTGCCAAGCTGGCCTGGTACAAAGACGCCTACCTATTGGCGTCAGTACTCGGAGTGTTTCTTCTCGACCGCCTGACCAAAGTAATCGTGGTGCAGGCGCTTGACCTGTATGAGTCGTGGCCGCGCGACGGCTTCTTCCGGTTCACATATGGGCAAAACACGGGTACGGCGTTTGGGCTGTTCCCTAACCAGACCGTTGCCCTTATCTTCGCCTCGTTCATCGCCATTGGCTTCCTGATCTACTTCTACAGGACGCACGCCATGCCCAGCCGCCTCCTGCGGCTGGCGATCGGCCTCCAGCTGGGCGGGGCGTTCGGCAACCTGTTCGACAGGATGATGCACCGCGCGGTGGTGGACTTCATCGACGTGGGTCCGTGGCCCATCTTCAACCTGGCGGACTCCTCCATCGTAGTGGGCATCGGCCTGCTCGTCGTCGCGATGTTCATAACGACGGAGCCGGCTGAAAAGAAGCCTGCGCCGGCCGTGATCGAGCGGCTCGACTCCCCCGCGCCCGCGGTGGAAGAGTCCCGGTAACCCGCCGTGCCACACACGTACGAGGCTGTGGCTGAGTCGGGCGGCGAGAGGCTGGACAGGTTCCTTGCCGGCCGTTTCCCCGACCTTTCCCGCTCGCGCATCCAGACGCTGATCGAAGACGGCCACGTCACCGTGGACGACCGTTCAACGAAGGCGTCTGAGAGGCCCCGGGCGGGCCAGCGCATCGTGGTGACCGTGCCGGACCCCGGTCCGAGCGCGATCGAGCCGCGGGACATTCCCCTCAACATCGTTTACGAAGACCGGCACATCATGGTGGTGGACAAGCCCGCCGGGCTGACAGTGCACCCCGCCGCCGGCCACTACAACGACACCCTTGCCAATGCCGTGCTGGCCCACGACCCGGATATCGAGGGCGTGGGTGGAGAGGTGCGGCCGGGCATCGTGCACCGGCTGGACAAGGACACATCCGGCCTGCTCGTGATTGCGAAGACCGATGAGGCCCACCGCAGGCTGACCGCCCAGTTCATGGAGCGCGAGGTGACGAAGGTCTACCTGGCGCTCGTGCACGGGAGCCTCAAGCAGGACGAGGCGACTATCGACGCTCCGATCGGCCGCCATCCGGGCGACCGAAAGCGCATGGCCGTGGTGTCCACGGGGCGCCATGCCGCGACGAAGATACGCGTTGTCGCGCGGTACCGGGGCCACACGCTGATCGAGGCACAGCCGGTCACCGGGCGGACGCACCAGATACGCGTTCACCTGGCCTCCATAGGCCACCCGGTTGCAGGCGATGCCACGTACGGCAAGGGGCACGCCGTTCTGAAGCGCCAGTTCCTGCACGCACACCGCCTTGGGTTCTGCCACCCGGAGACCGGCGAGTACATGGAGTTCACGTCGGACCTGCCGCCGGACCTGCGGTGGGTCCTGGACGACCTGGTAGCGCCGGTATGAACGTGGTTCGCAGGCCCTCATTTCGTAGGGGCGCACAGACGTGCGCCCTGCCCTGGTTGTACTAACCGAAATCGTAGGCAGGAAACGGGCGCACTGACGTGCGCCCGTACGAAATCGGGGCCACGGGTCCGCACGCGGATTCGCAGATGTGGGCAACAGAGCGATAGACTATTGGCGCCGGAGTGTATCCAGGAGCGCGAATGGCCACCGCGAATATCAAAATAGGCTCTGCTTCGTGGGCGGACAAGTCGCTGCTCACGTCCGGCATGTACTACCCTTCGTGGTGCAAAACGGCCGAGGACAGGCTGCGCTTCTACTCCTCCGAGTTCCCAATGGTCGAGGTGGACAGCTCCTACTACGCCCTGCCCTCCAGCCGCAACTCCAGCCTTTGGGTTGAGAGGACGCCGGATGACTTTGTATTCAACATCAAAGCCTTCCGCCTCTTCACCACGCACCCAACGCCGCCGGTCGCTCTGCCGAAGGACCTCCGCGAGACTATGCCGCCGGAGCTGGCTGCCAAGCGTAACGTGTACTACGCGGACGTACCCGCGGCGATGCGCGACCGAATGTGGGAGATGTACAGGGATGGGATCATGCCCCTCCAGTCGGCAGGCAAGCTGCGGGTTGTTGTGCTCCAGTTCCCCGCGTGGTTCATGCCGCGGAAGAGCAGCTTCGAACACATCGACGAGTGCCGGGAGCGGCTGTCCGGCTTCAAGACGGCGGTTGAGTTCCGCAACAAGTACTGGCTTAGCGACGAGAACCGGGAGTCCACGCTCTCATATCTGAGGCGAAACGGGATGTCATACATCTGCGTTGACGAGCCGCAGGGGATGAAGTCGTCCGTGCCGCCGATCGCAGACGTGACGGCGGACATTGGGATAGTCCGTTTCCACGGGCGCAACACGGAGATGTGGGAAGCCAAGGGG contains these protein-coding regions:
- the lspA gene encoding signal peptidase II; amino-acid sequence: MTILNNDPQAQTSAPAPAPQPPARKAAKLAWYKDAYLLASVLGVFLLDRLTKVIVVQALDLYESWPRDGFFRFTYGQNTGTAFGLFPNQTVALIFASFIAIGFLIYFYRTHAMPSRLLRLAIGLQLGGAFGNLFDRMMHRAVVDFIDVGPWPIFNLADSSIVVGIGLLVVAMFITTEPAEKKPAPAVIERLDSPAPAVEESR
- a CDS encoding DUF72 domain-containing protein, giving the protein MATANIKIGSASWADKSLLTSGMYYPSWCKTAEDRLRFYSSEFPMVEVDSSYYALPSSRNSSLWVERTPDDFVFNIKAFRLFTTHPTPPVALPKDLRETMPPELAAKRNVYYADVPAAMRDRMWEMYRDGIMPLQSAGKLRVVVLQFPAWFMPRKSSFEHIDECRERLSGFKTAVEFRNKYWLSDENRESTLSYLRRNGMSYICVDEPQGMKSSVPPIADVTADIGIVRFHGRNTEMWEAKGLTASPERFDYYYSRPELEEWAPKIESMRKDAAEVHLVMNTNAQDQAIKNGRLLAEIIGEGLKPAPTLF
- a CDS encoding RluA family pseudouridine synthase, producing the protein MPHTYEAVAESGGERLDRFLAGRFPDLSRSRIQTLIEDGHVTVDDRSTKASERPRAGQRIVVTVPDPGPSAIEPRDIPLNIVYEDRHIMVVDKPAGLTVHPAAGHYNDTLANAVLAHDPDIEGVGGEVRPGIVHRLDKDTSGLLVIAKTDEAHRRLTAQFMEREVTKVYLALVHGSLKQDEATIDAPIGRHPGDRKRMAVVSTGRHAATKIRVVARYRGHTLIEAQPVTGRTHQIRVHLASIGHPVAGDATYGKGHAVLKRQFLHAHRLGFCHPETGEYMEFTSDLPPDLRWVLDDLVAPV